A region from the Drosophila bipectinata strain 14024-0381.07 chromosome 3R, DbipHiC1v2, whole genome shotgun sequence genome encodes:
- the LOC122321525 gene encoding uncharacterized protein yields MSIKFTVNGFPYEVEATDFAPDITLNAFLREHLHLTATKYMCLEGGCGSCVCVIRRRHPVTQEVQSRAANSCLTLLNTCDDAEIITDEGLGNQLSGYHPIQKRLAQLNGTQCGYCSPGFVMNMYGLLEQHQGQVSMAQVEDAFGGNICRCTGYRPILDAMKSFAVDSTVDVPSECIDIEDSFELLCLKTGQACKGSCSRPPVRDQSGNHWYWPKSLVELFAALSQVGSGELYILVAGNTAHGVYRRPRTIRHFIDVNKVPELKQYRIEADYTLLGANLTLDDAMQVFLETAKRPGFEYCVQLWQHFNLIANVPVRNVTTPTANVSEKFKSGGQILQRPLSSGLQQFQTQKKSYPVTQAVEKVEGMIQCSGEATYMNDVLTTSNAVHCAFVGATKVGATIDQIDASEALKQPGVIVFYSAKDIPGTNTFVEPSFGFVAEEIFCSGLVRHSEQPAGVVVALTADQAHRAAKLVKISYSNPSPDFKLLPSLTDVFASSTPDPSQIVAVSESKIKKIKFSDQPDKEVRGIFQMGLQYHFTMEPHTTVAIPFEDGLKVFSATQWMDLTQSVIAHMIQVKAKDVQLQVRRLGGGYGSKITRGNQVACAAALAAYKLNRPARFVQTIESMMDCNGKRWACRSDYQCHVKSNGKIVGMSNDFYEDAGWNLNESPIDGHSTFTAANCYEFTGENFKINGNAVLTDAPSSTWCRAPGSVEGIAMMENIVEHVAFEVQKDPAEVRLLNIAAGNKMTDLLPQFLQSREYYKRKQQIETHNSKNRWTKRGLGLAVMDYPIFYFGQYPATVAIYHVDGTVVVTHGGIEMGQGMNTKVAQVAAFTLGIDLSFVKVESSDTINGANCMVTGGAVGSESLCFAVRKACDTLNDRLKAVKKDGASWVETVEAAYAKSINLIASDHYKEGDMQNYHVYGLALTEIELDVLTGNNQITRVDILEDAGESLSPYIDVGQVEGAFVMCLGYWLSEQLVYDRETGRLLTNRTWNYKPPGAKDIPIDFRIELIQKPNPNGAGFMRSKATGEPPCCLAVSVVFALQQALQSARQDAGLPREWVRLGAPTTPETLVLNAGHEVATFRLK; encoded by the exons ATGAGCATCAAGTTCACAGTCAACGGATTCCCGTACGAGGTGGAGGCCACGGACTTTGCCCCGGATATCACCCTCAATGCCTTCCTACGGGAGCATCTCCACCTGACGGCCACAAAATACATGTGCCTGGAGGGTGGATGCGGCTCCTGTGTCTGCGTCATCCGCCGGCGGCACCCTGTCACCCAGGAGGTACAATCCCGGGCAGCAAACTCC TGCCTCACTCTCCTAAACACCTGTGACGATGCGGAAATTATAACTGATGAGGGACTTGGCAACCAGCTAAGTGGTTACCATCCGATCCAGAAACGCCTGGCCCAGCTGAATGGCACCCAGTGTGGTTACTGCTCGCCGGGATTCGTCATGAACATGTACGGACTGCTGGAGCAGCACCAGGGACAGGTGAGCATGGCACAGGTGGAGGACGCCTTCGGAGGAAACATCTGCCGATGCACAGGCTATCGCCCCATCCTGGACGCCATGAAGTCCTTTGCTGTTGACAGCACAGTGGACGTTCCTTCCGAGTGCATAGACATCGAGGACTCCTTCGAGCTTCTCTGCTTGAAAACTGGACAAGCTTGCAAGGGTAGCTGCTCCAGGCCCCCGGTGAGGGATCAAAGTGGTAACCACTGGTACTGGCCCAAGTCCCTTGTGGAGCTCTTTGCCGCCTTGAGCCAGGTTGGAAGCGGAGAACTGTACATCCTGGTGGCGGGCAACACGGCTCATGGAGTCTACCGGAGACCGAGGACCATCAGACACTTTATCGACGTGAACAAGGTGCCGGAGCTGAAGCAGTACCGCATCGAAGCTGATTACACGCTATTGGGAGCGAATCTTACACTCGATGATGCTATGCAGGTGTTCCTGGAGACTGCCAAGAGGCCCGGATTCGAATACTGTGTCCAGTTGTGGCAGCACTTCAACCTGATTGCCAATGTGCCAGTCCGAAATGTAA CGACTCCCACGGCCAATGTCAGCGAGAAGTTTAAGAGTGGAGGCCAGATCCTCCAGCGTCCGCTGTCCTCTGGACTACAGCAGTTCCAGACTCAGAAAAAGAGTTACCCCGTCACCCAGGCTGTCGAGAAGGTGGAGGGAATGATCCAGTGCTCCGGGGAAGCCACCTACATGAATGATGTGTTGACTACTTCGAACGCTGTCCACTGTGCTTTTGTTGGTGCCACCAAGGTGGGAGCCACCATCGACCAGATCGACGCATCGGAGGCTCTAAAGCAGCCAGGAGTAATAGTTTTCTATTCTGCAAAGGACATTCCTGGAACGAATACCTTTGTGGAGCCCAGTTTCGGGTTTGTGGCTGAGGAGATCTTTTGCTCGGGACTAGTTCGTCATTCGGAGCAGCCCGCTGGAGTTGTTGTGGCTCTCACGGCCGATCAAGCCCATCGAGCAGCCAAGCTGGTGAAAATAAGCTACAGTAATCCCAGCCCCGACTTCAAGTTGTTGCCGAGCTTGACGGATGTGTTTGCATCTTCCACTCCTGATCCCTCCCAAATTGTGGCTGTTTCTgagtcaaaaataaaaaagatcaAGTTTTCGGATCAGCCTGATAAGGAGGTTCGAGGCATTTTTCAGATGGGATTGCAGTATCACTTCACCATGGAACCCCACACAACAGTGGCTATTCCCTTCGAGGATGGCCTAAAAGTCTTCTCGGCTACCCAATGGATGGACCTCACCCAGTCAGTCATTGCTCACATGATCCAGGTGAAGGCCAAGGATGTCCAGCTACAG GTTCGTAGATTGGGCGGAGGATACGGCTCTAAGATTACCCGTGGCAACCAGGTGGCCTGTGCCGCAGCCTTGGCGGCTTACAAGCTCAATCGTCCTGCCCGCTTTGTGCAAACAATAGAGTCCATGATGGACTGCAATGGAAAGCGGTGGGCCTGCCGTTCGGATTATCAGTGTCATGTTAAATCGAATGGCAAGATTGTCGGAATGTCCAACGATTTTTACGAAGACGCAGGCTGGAATCTTAACGAGAGCCCCATTGATGGCCACTCGACCTTCACCGCCGCTAACTGCTACGAATTTACGGGTGAGAACTTCAAGATCAATGGCAATGCGGTGCTCACAGATGCCCCCAGTTCCACCTGGTGTCGGGCTCCGGGGTCGGTAGAGGGAATCGCCATGATGGAGAACATCGTCGAGCACGTAGCATTTGAGGTGCAGAAAGACCCAGCCGAAGTGCGACTTCTAAACATAGCTGCCGGGAATAAAATGACCGATCTGCTGCCCCAATTCCTTCAGTCCAGGGAGTATTACAAGAGAAAGCAGCAGATAGAGACGCACAATTCCAAAAATCGCTGGACAAAGCGAGGCCTCGGATTGGCGGTAATGGACTATCCCATCTTCTACTTTGGGCAGTACCCGGCTACAGTCGCCATTTATCATGTGGACGGAACCGTTGTGGTCACCCATGGAGGCATCGAAATGGGACAAG GCATGAATACTAAGGTAGCTCAAGTGGCTGCCTTCACTTTGGGCATCGATCTGAGCTTTGTCAAAGTGGAGTCCTCGGACACCATCAATGGGGCCAATTGTATGGTCACTGGAGGGGCTGTGGGCAGCGAGAGTCTTTGCTTTGCGGTTCGAAAAGCCTGTGATACACTCAATGATCGTTTAAAGGCGGTGAAGAAAGACGGTGCCAGTTGGGTGGAGACCGTAGAAGCAGCATACGCAAAATCCATCAATCTTATTGCTTCGGATCACTACAAGGAAGGCGACATGCAGAACTACCATGTTTACGGGCTGGCCCTTACGGAAATAGAACTGGATGTTCTCACAGGAAATAATCAGATCACACGGGTTGACATTTTGGAGGATGCTGGTGAAAGTCTGAGTCCGTACATTGATGTGGGCCAGGTCGAGGGAGCCTTCGTCATGTGCTTGGGCTACTGGCTAAGTGAGCAGCTGGTCTATGATCGCGAAACGGGTCGTCTGCTCACCAACCGCACCTGGAATTACAAGCCGCCGGGCGCCAAGGACATACCCATCGACTTCCGCATTGAGCTTATCCAGAAGCCCAATCCAAATGGGGCAGGGTTCATGCGATCGAAGGCGACTGGAGAACCTCCTTGCTGCCTGGCCGTGAGTGTGGTCTTTGCTCTACAGCAGGCCCTGCAGTCCGCACGCCAGGATGCGGGACTTCCGAGGGAGTGGGTGCGTCTGGGAGCTCCTACCACTCCCGAAACTTTGGTGCTAAATGCGGGCCATGAGGTGGCAACTTTTAGGCTTAAATAA
- the LOC108129728 gene encoding uncharacterized protein, whose translation MTTKFTINGLPYTVNLTNLPPDITLNTFIREHAQLTATKFMCQEGGCGACVCVVRDGKRSWAVNSCLTLLNTCANLEIVTAEGLGNLRTGYNPIQKRLAKMNGTQCGFCSPGFVMNMYGLLQQNDGKVSMTEVENSFGGNICRCTGYRPILDAMKSFAVDSNIQVPKECADIEDLKPRNCPKTGLACSGTCDQSRTNLVYDDGSQWHWPKNLTDLFEALEKVKDSEEFMLVAGNTAHGVYRRSSEIKHFIDVNGVEELHQHGIEGNELMLGANLSLTQTMEIIRTATKQPGFEYLEVLWNHIDLIANVPVRNSGTLAGNISIKKQHPEFPSDIFISFEALDVKVLAAKNATEDQKLTLSEYLSLNDRKLVLKSFILPAYPKDTYIYDSYKIMPRAQNAHAYVNAAFLLELETDSKVKSARICFGGIRPDFVHASGVEKLLVGQNPYENNSVEQTFKKLGEVIESDEVLPDASPAYRTKLACGLLYKFLLKHAPTANVSEKFKSGGQILQRPLSSGLQQFQTQKKSYPVTQAVEKVEGMIQCSGEATYMNDVLTTSNAVHCAFVGATKVGATIDQIDASEALKQPGVIVFYSAKDIPGTNTFVEPSFGFVAEEIFCSGLVRHSEQPAGVVVALTADQAHRAAKLVKISYSNPSPDFKLLPSLTDVFASSTPDPSRIVAVSESKIKKIKFSDQPDKEVRGIFQMGLQYHFTMEPHTTVAIPFEDGLKVFSATQWMDLTQSVIAHMIQVKAKDVQLQVRRLGGGYGSKITRGNQVACAAALAAYKLNRPARFVQTIESMMDCNGKRWACRSDYQCHVKSNGKIVGMSNDFYEDAGWNLNESPIDGHSTFTAANCYEFTGENFKINGNAVLTDAPSSTWCRAPGSVEGIAMMENIVEHVAFEVQKDPAEVRLLNIAAGNKMTDLLPQFLQSREYYKRKQQIETHNSKNRWTKRGLGLAVMDYPIFYFGQYPATVAIYHVDGTVVVTHGGIEMGQGMNTKVAQVAAFTLGIDLSFVKVESSDTINGANCMVTGGAVGSESLCFAVRKACDTLNDRLKAVKKDGASWVETVEAAYAKSINLIASDHYKEGDMQNYHVYGLALTEIELDVLTGNNQITRVDILEDAGESLSPYIDVGQVEGAFVMCLGYWLSEQLVYDRETGRLLTNRTWNYKPPGAKDIPIDFRIELIQKPNPNGAGFMRSKATGEPPCCLAVSVVFALQQALQSARQDAGLPREWVRLGAPTTPETLVLNAGHEVATFRLK comes from the exons ATGACTACAAAATTTACAATCAATGGATTGCCATATACGG TGAATCTCACCAACCTGCCGCCGGATATCACCCTGAATACCTTCATCCGGGAGCATGCCCAGCTTACGGCCACCAAGTTCATGTGTCAGGAGGGAGGGTGTGGAGCTTGTGTCTGTGTGGTGCGCGATGGAAAACGTAGCTGGGCTGTGAACTCG TGCCTCACTCTACTCAACACCTGCGCCAATCTGGAGATCGTCACGGCCGAGGGGTTGGGCAACCTGCGCACGGGTTACAATCCCATCCAGAAGAGACTGGCCAAGATGAACGGCACCCAGTGCGGCTTCTGCTCCCCGGGATTCGTAATGAATATGTATGGGTTGCTGCAGCAAAACGACGGAAAAGTGTCCATGACAGAAGTGGAGAACTCCTTCGGGGGCAACATATGCCGGTGCACTGGCTACCGACCCATTCTGGATGCCATGAAGTCCTTCGCTGTGGACAGCAACATCCAGGTCCCCAAGGAGTGTGCCGACATCGAGGATCTTAAGCCCCGCAACTGTCCCAAGACGGGATTAGCCTGCAGCGGCACCTGCGATCAGTCCCGAACCAACTTGGTCTACGACGATGGAAGCCAGTGGCATTGGCCCAAGAATCTCACCGACTTGTTCGAGGCTCTTGAGAAGGTCAAGGATTCCGAGGAGTTCATGCTGGTGGCAGGAAACACCGCTCACGGTGTCTACCGAAGATCATCCGAAATAAAGCACTTTATCGATGTGAATGGAGTGGAGGAACTGCATCAGCACGGCATCGAAGGGAATGAGCTTATGCTTGGAGCTAACCTCAGTCTCACTCAGACTATGGAAATCATTCGGACGGCCACGAAACAGCCAGGATTTGAGTACCTGGAAGTCCTCTGGAATCACATTGATTTGATTGCCAACGTACCAGTCCGCAAC TCGGGAACTTTGGCTGGCAACATCTCGATAAAAAAGCAACATCCTGAGTTCCCATCGGATATCTTCATATCCTTTGAAGCTCTCGACGTAAAAGTCTTGGCCGCCAAAAATGCCACTGAAGATCAGAAACTGACTTTGTCGGAGTATTTGAGTTTAAACGACAGAAAGCTGGTGCTCAAGAGTTTTATCCTTCCGGCTTATCCTAAGGACACTTACATCTACGACTCTTACAAG ATCATGCCACGAGCCCAGAACGCACACGCTTATGTAAACGCAGCTTTCCTCTTGGAATTGGAAACTGACTCCAAAGTGAAATCCGCCCGCATCTGCTTCGGAGGAATCCGACCCGATTTCGTTCACGCCTCGGGGGTGGAGAAGTTGCTGGTGGGTCAGAATCCCTACGAAAACAATTCGGTGGAACAGACATTCAAGAAACTCGGGGAAGTGATCGAATCTGATGAAGTGCTACCTGACGCCAGTCCCGCTTACCGAACCAAGTTAGCCTGTGGACTTCTCTACAAGTTTCTCTTGAAACACGCTCCCACGGCCAATGTCAGCGAGAAGTTTAAGAGTGGAGGCCAGATCCTCCAGCGTCCGCTGTCCTCTGGACTACAGCAGTTCCAGACTCAGAAAAAGAGTTACCCCGTCACCCAGGCTGTCGAGAAGGTGGAGGGAATGATCCAGTGCTCCGGGGAAGCCACCTACATGAATGATGTGTTGACTACTTCGAACGCTGTCCACTGTGCTTTTGTTGGTGCCACCAAGGTGGGAGCCACCATCGACCAGATCGACGCATCGGAGGCTCTAAAGCAGCCAGGAGTAATAGTTTTCTATTCTGCAAAGGACATTCCTGGAACGAATACCTTTGTGGAGCCCAGTTTCGGGTTTGTGGCTGAGGAGATCTTTTGCTCGGGACTAGTTCGTCATTCGGAGCAGCCCGCTGGAGTTGTTGTGGCTCTCACGGCCGATCAAGCCCATCGAGCAGCCAAGCTGGTGAAAATAAGCTACAGTAATCCCAGCCCCGACTTCAAGTTGTTGCCGAGCTTGACGGATGTGTTTGCATCTTCCACTCCTGATCCCTCCCGAATTGTGGCTGTTTCTgagtcaaaaataaaaaagatcaAGTTTTCGGATCAGCCTGATAAGGAGGTTCGAGGCATTTTTCAGATGGGATTGCAGTATCACTTCACCATGGAACCCCACACAACAGTGGCTATTCCCTTCGAGGATGGCCTAAAAGTCTTCTCGGCTACCCAATGGATGGACCTCACCCAGTCAGTCATTGCTCACATGATCCAGGTGAAGGCCAAGGATGTCCAGCTACAG GTTCGTAGATTGGGCGGAGGATACGGCTCTAAGATTACCCGTGGCAACCAGGTGGCCTGTGCCGCAGCCTTGGCGGCTTACAAGCTCAATCGTCCTGCCCGCTTTGTGCAAACAATAGAGTCCATGATGGACTGCAATGGAAAGCGGTGGGCCTGCCGTTCGGATTATCAGTGTCATGTTAAATCGAATGGCAAGATTGTCGGAATGTCCAACGATTTTTACGAAGACGCAGGCTGGAATCTTAACGAGAGCCCCATTGATGGCCACTCGACCTTCACCGCCGCTAACTGCTACGAATTTACGGGTGAGAACTTCAAGATCAATGGCAATGCGGTGCTCACAGATGCCCCCAGTTCCACCTGGTGTCGGGCTCCGGGGTCGGTAGAGGGAATCGCCATGATGGAGAACATCGTCGAGCACGTAGCATTTGAGGTGCAGAAAGACCCAGCCGAAGTGCGACTTCTAAACATAGCTGCCGGGAATAAAATGACCGATCTGCTGCCCCAATTCCTTCAGTCCAGGGAGTATTACAAGAGAAAGCAGCAGATAGAGACGCACAATTCCAAAAATCGCTGGACAAAGCGAGGCCTCGGATTGGCGGTAATGGACTATCCCATCTTCTACTTTGGGCAGTACCCGGCTACAGTCGCCATTTATCATGTGGACGGAACCGTTGTGGTCACCCATGGAGGCATCGAAATGGGACAAG GCATGAATACTAAGGTAGCTCAAGTGGCTGCCTTCACTTTGGGCATCGATCTGAGCTTTGTCAAAGTGGAGTCCTCGGACACCATCAATGGGGCCAATTGTATGGTCACTGGAGGGGCTGTGGGCAGCGAGAGTCTTTGCTTTGCGGTTCGAAAAGCCTGTGATACACTCAATGATCGTTTAAAGGCGGTGAAGAAAGACGGTGCCAGTTGGGTGGAGACCGTAGAAGCAGCATACGCAAAATCCATCAATCTTATTGCTTCGGATCACTACAAGGAAGGCGACATGCAGAACTACCATGTTTACGGGCTGGCCCTTACGGAAATAGAACTGGATGTTCTCACAGGAAATAATCAGATCACACGGGTTGACATTTTGGAGGATGCTGGTGAAAGTCTGAGTCCGTACATTGATGTGGGCCAGGTCGAGGGAGCCTTCGTCATGTGCTTGGGCTACTGGCTAAGTGAGCAGCTGGTCTATGATCGCGAAACGGGTCGTCTGCTCACCAACCGCACCTGGAATTACAAGCCGCCGGGCGCCAAGGACATACCCATCGACTTCCGCATTGAGCTTATCCAGAAGCCCAATCCAAATGGGGCAGGGTTCATGCGATCGAAGGCGACTGGAGAACCTCCTTGCTGCCTGGCCGTGAGTGTGGTCTTTGCTCTACAGCAGGCCCTGCAGTCCGCACGCCAGGATGCGGGACTTCCGAGGGAGTGGGTGCGTCTGGGAGCTCCTACCACTCCCGAAACTTTGGTGCTAAATGCGGGCCATGAGGTGGCAACTTTTAGGCTTAAATAA
- the LOC108129333 gene encoding uncharacterized protein, whose amino-acid sequence TDLPPDITLNTFIREHAQLTATKFMCLEGGCGACVCTVSDGKSSWTVNSCLKLLNTCSQLEIVTCEGLGNQNSGYHPIQKRLAKMNGTQCGYCSPGFVMNMYGLLEQHGGRVTMSEVENSFGGNICRCTGYRPILDAMKSFAVDSDIEVPAECADIEDLNLKPRNCPRSGKTCRGGCQRSKLVYEEGYQWYWPKTLIELFDALENIEDADEFMLVAGNTAHGVYRRSPDIKHFIDVSGLEELHQHSSDSQHLKLGANMSLTQTMDVLQSTSKQPGFEYLEVLWNHIDLVANVPVRNSGTLAGNIATKKQHPEFPSDIFISFEALDIKVLVMENATDELEMSLEEFLSDPNRKLVLKAFHLPAYPKDKFIYDSYKIMPRAQNAHAYVNAAFLLELESDSTVESARICFGGIRPDFTHATPIEKLMVGHKPFESGLIEQIFNKLEGLIKPDEVLPDASPAYRSKLACGLLYKFLLKHAPDAEVSEKFKSGGQILQRPLSSGLQLFQTQKQNYPVTQAVQKLEGMIQCSGEATYMNDTLTTSNSVYCAFVGATKVGATIDQIDASEALQQPGVVAFYTAKDIPGTNTFCEPSFGYQAEEIFCSGLVRHSEQPVGMIVALTADQAQRAVKFVNVNYSNPRADFQLLPSLKHVFSSPTLDTSRIVPLAVSKLNDVKFSDKPDVEVRGIFEMGLQYHFTMEPQTTVVIPFEDGLRVFSATQWMDHTQSAIAHTLQIKAKDVQLQVRRLGGGYGSKISRGNQVACAAALAAYKLNRPVRFVQTIESMMDCNGKRWACRSEYQCHVKSNGRIVGLSNDFYEDAGWNTNESPVEGHSTFTAANCYEFTESNFKLSGHAVLTDAPSSTWCRAPGSVEGIAMMENIIEHVAFEIQKDPADVRLANISKKSKMATLLPEFLNTREYYSRKKEIETHNSNNRWKKRGLGLSVMNFPIIYIGQFPATVAIYHVDGTVVVTHGGIEMGQGMNTKVAQVAAYTLGIDLSYIKVESSDTINGANSMVTGYAIGSESVCFAVRKICETLNARLKPVRKPKASWVETVESANAQSINLIASDHYKTGDMQNYHVLGLALSEVEMDVLTGNIIIKRVDLLEDAGESLSPWIDVGQVEGAFVMGLGYWLSELLIYEGDNGRLLTNRTWNYKPLGAKDIPIDFRVELVHNPRPSGAGFMRSKATGEPPCCLAVSVIFALQQALQSARQDAGLPREWLRLGAPTTPETLLLNSGHQVAEFKLK is encoded by the exons ACTGACCTCCCGCCGGACATCACCCTGAATACCTTCATCCGGGAGCACGCCCAACTGACGGCCACCAAGTTCATGTGCCTGGAGGGAGGATGCGGTGCCTGTGTCTGCACTGTGAGCGATGGCAAGAGCTCCTGGACCGTTAATTCA TGCCTCAAGCTGCTGAATACCTGCTCCCAGCTGGAGATCGTTACCTGCGAGGGTCTGGGAAACCAGAACAGCGGCTACCATCCAATTCAGAAGCGGCTGGCCAAGATGAATGGCACCCAGTGCGGTTATTGCTCGCCCGGATTCGTGATGAACATGTATGGGCTGTTGGAGCAGCACGGCGGGAGAGTGACCATGTCAGAGGTGGAGAACTCTTTCGGAGGCAACATCTGCCGGTGCACGGGCTACCGACCCATTCTGGACGCCATGAAATCTTTCGCGGTGGACAGCGACATTGAGGTTCCAGCCGAATGTGCGGACATTGAAGATCTGAATCTAAAGCCAAGGAATTGTCCGCGATCGGGTAAAACTTGCAGGGGCGGTTGCCAGCGATCTAAGCTCGTTTACGAGGAAGGCTACCAGTGGTACTGGCCGAAAACCCTAATCGAATTGTTTGATGCTCTGGAGAACATTGAGGATGCGGATGAGTTCATGCTGGTGGCGGGAAACACAGCTCACGGTGTCTACCGAAGATCCCCTGATATCAAGCACTTTATAGATGTCAGTGGCCTGGAGGAACTGCATCAGCACAGCTCCGATTCTCAGCATTTGAAACTGGGAGCTAATATGAGTCTGACCCAGACCATGGATGTTCTTCAGAGCACTTCCAAGCAACCAGGCTTCGAGTATCTTGAAGTTCTTTGGAATCACATCGATTTGGTGGCCAATGTCCCAGTGAGAAAT TCTGGTACTTTGGCAGGAAACATTGCCACAAAGAAACAGCATCCCGAGTTTCCTTCGGACATCTTTATTTCGTTCGAGGCATTGGATATTAAAGTATTGGTAATGGAAAACGCCACTGATGAACTAGAAATGTCCCTTGAAGAGTTTTTGAGTGATCCAAACCGAAAACTGGTGCTGAAGGCATTTCATCTACCAGCTTATCCCAAGGATAAATTCATATATGACTCATATAAG ATCATGCCACGTGCCCAGAACGCCCATGCTTATGTCAATGCAGCCTTTCTCCTGGAATTGGAATCGGATTCTACTGTGGAATCAGCTAGAATTTGTTTCGGAGGCATTCGTCCTGATTTTACCCATGCCACACCCATAGAGAAACTAATGGTAGGTCACAAGCCCTTTGAGAGCGGTCTGATAGAGCAGATATTCAACAAACTGGAGGGCCTGATCAAGCCGGACGAAGTGCTGCCCGATGCCAGTCCAGCATACCGCTCCAAGTTGGCCTGTGGACTCCTCTACAAGTTTCTCTTGAAACATGCTCCGGATGCGGAGGTCAGCGAGAAGTTCAAGAGTGGCGGGCAGATCCTTCAGAGGCCGCTCTCCTCTGGCTTGCAGCTCTTCcaaacccaaaagcaaaaCTATCCAGTTACCCAGGCAGTGCAAAAGTTGGAGGGGATGATCCAGTGCTCCGGAGAAGCTACTTACATGAATGATACGCTGACCACTTCCAACTCTGTATATTGCGCCTTTGTGGGCGCCACAAAGGTGGGGGCCACCATTGACCAGATTGATGCGTCCGAGGCTCTCCAGCAACCTGGTGTTGTGGCTTTCTACACCGCAAAGGACATTCCTGGAACCAACACCTTCTGCGAGCCCAGTTTCGGCTACCAGGCAGAGGAGATCTTCTGCTCGGGCCTGGTGCGTCACTCAGAGCAACCGGTGGGCATGATCGTGGCCCTGACGGCTGATCAGGCTCAAAGAGCTGTCAAGTTCGTGAATGTCAACTACAGTAATCCGCGGGCTGATTTCCAATTGCTACCAAGTTTAAAGCACGTGTTCTCATCTCCCACCCTGGATACCTCACGGATTGTACCACTGGCTGTTTCGAAACTAAATGACGTCAAGTTCTCCGATAAGCCAGATGTGGAGGTGCGCGGCATCTTTGAGATGGGTCTGCAATATCACTTCACAATGGAACCGCAGACCACAGTGGTTATTCCATTCGAAGACGGACTACGGGTCTTTTCGGCCACCCAGTGGATGGATCACACCCAGTCGGCAATCGCACACACGCTCCAAATAAAGGCCAAGGATGTGCAGCTTCAGGTTCGCAGACTGGGCGGAGGATATGGCTCTAAGATTTCCCGCGGCAACCAGGTGGCCTGTGCCGCAGCCTTGGCGGCTTACAAGCTCAATCGCCCAGTCCGATTTGTCCAGACCATCGAGTCCATGATGGACTGCAATGGAAAAAGGTGGGCATGTCGCTCGGAGTACCAGTGCCATGTAAAATCGAATGGCAGAATCGTCGGCTTGTCCAACGATTTCTACGAAGACGCAGGCTGGAATACCAACGAAAGTCCTGTCGAAGGACACTCCACCTTCACTGCAGCCAATTGTTATGAGTTCACGGAGAGCAACTTCAAGCTCAGTGGCCACGCGGTGCTTACCGACGCCCCCAGTTCCACCTGGTGCCGTGCTCCGGGATCCGTTGAGGGCATCGCCATGATGGAGAACATCATCGAGCATGTGGCTTTTGAAATCCAGAAGGACCCGGCAGATGTGCGACTGGCAAACATAAGCAAGAAGAGTAAGATGGCAACTCTGCTTCCAGAGTTCCTCAATACGAGGGAGTACTATTCCCGGAAGAAGGAGATCGAGACCCATAACTCCAACAACCGATGGAAGAAGCGAGGACTGGGGTTATCCGTAATGAACTTTCCCATAATCTACATTGGCCAGTTTCCGGCGACAGTGGCTATTTACCATGTGGATGGAACTGTTGTGGTCACCCATGGAGGCATCGAAATGGGACAAG GCATGAACACAAAGGTGGCCCAGGTGGCAGCCTACACCTTGGGCATCGACCTGAGCTACATAAAGGTGGAGTCATCGGACACCATCAACGGAGCCAACTCCATGGTTACAGGATATGCCATCGGAAGCGAGAGCGTTTGCTTTGCGGTGCGAAAGATTTGCGAGACTCTCAATGCTCGACTAAAGCCTGTGAGGAAACCGAAGGCCTCCTGGGTGGAGACTGTGGAATCTGCCAACGCCCAGTCCATCAATCTCATTGCCTCGGATCACTACAAGACCGGAGACATGCAGAACTACCATGTCCTCGGACTGGCCCTCTCCGAAGTTGAGATGGATGTTCTTACGGGCAACATTATAATCAAACGTGTGGACCTTCTGGAAGACGCGGGCGAGAGCCTGAGCCCTTGGATAGACGTGGGGCAAGTGGAGGGCGCCTTCGTTATGGGCCTTGGCTACTGGCTCAGCGAACTGCTTATCTACGAGGGCGACAATGGACGTCTGCTGACCAACCGCACCTGGAACTACAAGCCTTTGGGGGCCAAGGACATACCCATCGACTTTCGGGTGGAGCTGGTGCACAATCCACGTCCCAGTGGGGCGGGATTTATGCGCTCGAAGGCCACGGGGGAGCCGCCTTGCTGTTTGGCAGTCAGCGTGATATTCGCCCTGCAGCAGGCCCTGCAATCCGCCCGCCAGGATGCAGGGCTTCCGAGAGAGTGGCTGCGCCTTGGGGCTCCCACAACCCCGGAGACTCTCCTCCTTAATTCGGGCCACCAAGTGGCGGAATTCAAACTGaaataa